A genomic stretch from Methylorubrum extorquens includes:
- a CDS encoding protein of unknown function (Evidence 5 : Unknown function), with the protein MIMDVSRLAAAVTDAYAAQAKPPLTQELIAQVRDVLVKAFEAEGGGSSGADRLERLNAALDAFETELDAVVGPRIASLDEASGAVTMRTRSEAGQPLRAFGGQ; encoded by the coding sequence ATGATCATGGATGTCAGCCGCCTCGCGGCCGCCGTTACGGATGCTTATGCCGCGCAAGCTAAGCCGCCGCTTACGCAGGAATTGATCGCCCAGGTTCGAGATGTCCTGGTGAAGGCTTTCGAAGCCGAAGGCGGCGGATCGTCGGGCGCCGATCGTCTGGAACGACTGAACGCCGCGCTCGACGCGTTCGAGACGGAACTCGACGCCGTCGTCGGTCCCCGTATCGCTTCGCTGGACGAGGCATCGGGAGCGGTCACCATGCGGACGCGCTCCGAGGCGGGACAACCGCTGCGCGCCTTCGGCGGCCAGTAA
- a CDS encoding protein of unknown function (Evidence 5 : Unknown function) encodes MRRQLPRRRSGAMETRLSERVLAASGVPLPAAISLLRLSRPTGDARGFVAGYLPTQSS; translated from the coding sequence ATGCGCCGTCAGTTGCCCAGGCGCCGTTCAGGCGCCATGGAAACCCGCCTGTCGGAACGGGTTCTGGCGGCCTCGGGCGTGCCGCTGCCGGCGGCGATCAGCCTGCTGCGGTTGTCCCGGCCGACAGGCGACGCAAGAGGCTTCGTGGCCGGATACCTGCCGACACAGAGCTCATAG